The Theileria equi strain WA chromosome 2 map unlocalized gcontig_1105316255037, whole genome shotgun sequence genomic sequence actagTCAGTACCAAAGCTAGTATATAGAgtatcatccatagactcaTATCTGTCGTACACGAGgatctccatagagtcttcatAGACCTCtcattagtatcattaGATTAAGCGTACTAGAGGGTCTCTATAACATCGTTTGTAGATCCACCAACCTCCAAATACAGCGAGAATTACAGCTCCAGTAGTAAGAGCTGCAGATCCAGTAAGAATTTTCCAAATAGAAGAGTTAGTTTGAGAAACTCCATAATAGATTCCATAAGCACCTAGCAACAATGAGACCAGCGGCAACAAGTATTAGTAGATGGGTTAGcaacttgttcatcagcCTTAGTAATAGCAGGTGACATTCTCCTAGCTTACTATCTTATCAGAAGTGGTAGGCTTAGACTTTAATGCAAAGGAAGGAAGCCATGacaaactacattaaccttgGATCCTTCAAGACCAAATTGCGATTCACATCCGTCTATAGTATGAGTAAGAGAATAGAACTGATGAGAGTAATTGTCCTTCCACAGGAACCATACCCATCATCCAATagtacttcctccatctagccgtacctcctcatccatacattcatcctccctcacaactagttcatcgtcagagagactatccatggaacaagatgaacaactatcaagGTACACTAGTCAGTAGAAATCACTTCAAGGTCTATCCGatcatcaacttccaccgagtccattccttcttccgttgcactccagtaatgaccttaatcctactagacggAAGAGCTCCCGCTGGTAGCCCAGGCTCACTACGCTCAccatccctcattcttcgggactccGTCTAACGACGGCgttcgctattccatagctcacattatactAACCTGTTACAATAGTCTCCGTGTGTACCCTGGTCGGTTTGGTGATGAAAACCGTGAGGATGAGCGTCTCATTCGTGCTAAATCCGGGCAGTTCTTCCAACACCTTGCCGTCTCTGAGAAGCATACCGCGATATATGATCCGTATGGTACATTCTGTACGTTTTTATCCATTCCTGCTCAACGTACCCTTGATCGTCTCCTTTTCGAGTAATTTCTCCTTTATGAGCGCAATCGTTGAGTTTTTTGGAAACTCCTCGACTGTAAATTTTTGTAGAGGCTAGCCGCGGCCGACAAACAAACTTACCTACGACCTTTGACTCACAATCATAGTGATTTATGAGTaactttacatttaaatGTTCCATAATGGAAATTTATATACAAATCCATAATTATTTACTCACTGAGCTCCAAACTTAGGCGGAACCCCCAGTTATTGTGTTTTTAATGTGAAAACATGCGGAAGCCAGTTGAAAGTACTGAGATCCACCTGTACAGACTCATGTAAACTGGATAAACACACTCCTTCCGACACCCAGACCACCAACAAGCCAATGTGCATCGTGATGCCAGCACGTACACACCATGTCTAAGTGCCACTCTCCAGCCGTGGCTAGGGTGTAGCTACGCTTCTACATTTCCTATCCGCAATAGCCTGGAGGTTCTTGGCCAAATCTGCCCCCTGGAATGAGCCAGAGAGGCGGAAATTGTCATAGGAATTGTTGCAAGTTTGTCAAAATGAATAAGAAATGGATTGCCATACCTTGAAGAAGAGCATAGTCCCTATTTGCGAGCTCTAGAGCGATCTTGGACTTGTCAATGTCACCCAAATTTGGGTCCGATACCACGCGTTCGATTATCTACAAATTGGTGTTGCAGGGAATGAATGGGTATTCTTTGACAACAGTAGTATATAGCGTGGTATTTGCAAATGGGATATGAGGAAACATTCAAACCTGTTGGAAAATGGCGGCAATGTCCCATCCGTTGTGTACAATGTCCCTGCAGAGTGCCTCAACCTAAATGTTTGTAATGTTGCAAGAAAACTCACATCTCCCTCTGGCTTGCTGCAGACCTCGAAAATACCCTCTACGATGCTCCTCGGTGGTTGCTACAATGTGTCAAGTGTAGGAATAAAGCTTACCCCTGAAACGCTATAAACTGCATCGTCCGTAATCTCAGTGTATAGCGATGCCGTTGACTAGAAAATTGGTGTAATGTGAATGTAAAGTTTGTGTATTGGAGTGTATTCTATGGTAGATGAGGAGTAGAGTCTCATGAATGTGAAAATAGAGGATCACTTGAGAGACTCTTGGTATTGGAAATGTCAGTCCTTCCAGTGTCAGGGAAGACTCTCCATTAGACTAACTACTCAGTATGACttccctagtctccctacttgagagtccatagactcctaaatctgtctaacccaagggtctcccttatagcgattataaagtttccatcctccaaaaaatgttgcgGCACTtccggcaagagtaccGGAGGTAGATCCAAACgctgtccatagtacagaACCGGTAGCAGCAGTTTCAACAACGCCAGTAAAAGAAGAAGCAGTACCAGGAGGAGTAGAAGGAACAGGAGATGGACTACCAGCAGCTTCAGCTTGAGGTTCTTCAGAAGGAGCTGGAGGAGTAGTTTCAGGAGGTTGAGTAAgaggagtagtagtagaagtagGTCCAGGAGGAACAGGAGTAACTCCGGATCCAGTAGTATCACTGGCATCGTCATTGCCGCTATCTTTAACAGTAATAGGAGTACCTTCACCCTTTTTATCAGCAGTAAGTTCAGCAGGTTCAGAAGGACCTTTTTCACCGCCTATACTGGACTGACTAGTTCTAGCAACAGAGCCTGATCCACGTTGAAGATCAGCAGCTTGAGGAAATGTTCTACCAACACGTCGTTGAGTGTCAGAAGAGTCATAATGATCAGAAGTTTTAGAAAGTTTGTGCTCTTGAGAATTTTGAAGAGAGGTTTTAAGTAGAGCATCAACCACTCCAGCAACTAGTCCTCCAAGACCAGCCACAGCTGAATCAAATGACCAATTACTATTTCCACTTACCCTATTAGTATCCTGATTATTTACATCAGGGTCTCTCCCAGttccaactttatcaagATAACTAGCAGTTTGAGCTCCATCTTCAGCAGGAGTAACATCAGGTCCATCATTAGTATGAGTACCTTCAGTTTTACTACCACTAGAGTCACTAGAATCAGAACTATCACCAATATAAGCCGTACCTTCTTGAGTAGCACCTAGTACTGCATACTTCCCTTGAGAAGTAGTAGTTAATAGTCCAACAGAATTATCAAGAGCTTTAATTTGAGTAACAGTAATTCCACTACTAGATGAACTATCACTAGAGACTCCTTTAGCTCCTTCAGTAGATTTTTCAGAGGCAGTAGATTGAGTAACTTGACCTTCAGGTTTACCATCTTTTTCACCGCGAGTAGCTCGTTGAGGAGGAACTTCAGGAGGTCCTTCACCGTCACTAGAGTTTTCATATTCACTACCTTCCTCTTCgtcttcctcatcttcttgGTCTCCAGTAGATACTACTCCTTCGGTTTCTTCAGCGCTTTCAGAACGTCCTAGTTTAGCAGTCTCTTGAGTACATTCTTGCAATCCACTAGTACCACGGTCTCTTAGCACTCCTGTAAATTTGTTCCATTGTTTGCACCCAAGATTGCGACCGTCTATTTCTGTCTTATTAATACCTTTAAGTCTAGCGGAAGTCTTTTTCCACGCTTTTGTATAACCACCCTTACTTTGCATTCTGTACCACCCTGTAGAGGATTTTTTGTTACTTTTAGAATCATCAAGATAAATCAGGATTGGGTTATGCTTGTCAGAATAAAACGTGTAAATTTCTACCGGACCATTCATGGGAAAGTGTAATGCATTAGACTTAACACGCTTCCTATTTTCTTTAGATGTATCAGTAGCAAGATAGAACTTAATATCTGCCAGCTTAGAATCGTCCCTGATTGAGTATTTGGTATATCCCGCCTTTCCAATACCTTCCCTTGCAATCTCCCCAGTGGTAACAGTAATTTTCTGCTCCTTACTGCCGGAACAAGCCTGACCTTTTCCAATAGAGTTACCATACGAAAGATCAATAGTAACTGCTTTATAGTTTTCGCAAGAAAGTCCATCCAACTTCTTGGCAAGTTCTTCAGTAGGCTGACCATTGATATAAAATGTATTCCCACGGTCATAAACTTCTTGCCACTCAGTACCATCAGGACTCTTACTATAGTACCAAGTAGATTCCTCTTGACCACTCTTCATAAATTCAAACATGATAGGTACAGGAGAAATCCCCGTGTTGGAATAGAGTCTTATTCCATTTATTTGACCACCAGGAGGAATAATAATATCCTtaatcttttcctttttataCTCTATTCTGGAAATTCCTGTATTACCATCTATACCATTGATTTTATAGGACGTAGTAACATATTCTGTTCCATTAAGCTGAGGAGCTTGCCCAGAAGACTCTATACCTTTACCTTTCGTGCGATGAGAACTAAAATTGAGATATTTAGCAGGATATTCGATATCAAATGGTAAGACATTGTTTATAGCAGCATTGCGGTCATCAAGTCTTGTCTGTAGTGATGTTCCTTCCACATATCCGTGATGTACCCAAGTAGTCGCATCTTTGTTCTGTGCTTCATTCTCACCATTATCTTGTTTATAGTAGTACTCTGGCTGACTTTGATGATCCTTCCTGATGACCTTAATAACAAGTGGCTTCTTGCGATCTTTGTCTGcatcccagtaatataccGATACCTTGGTAACACCTTCTATGtcttctccattatcaCCTAACTTATCACCACCTATATCTTTCTTAAGGGTAAATGGTGTTCCATCCTTTAGTTCATGAGTATATGCAACAAAACCCCTTGCATTACTAGGACTGACCTCTTTTCTGGCAGAAATACTGCCAATCTTATCGCATCTACATGTTCCACTATCTCCATTACAGTGCACATTTAACCGGAGCCAGTCTCCAGcagtcatcctccatgttcagaaaGTATAATCTTTCAAgactctgagatccatgagtagtctcaatgcaATAATATCTagtcattcatcctccctcgAGAGTAGTTCACCATCTTGCAGTAGGGAACATCCTGTCATTCATTGTCTCACATACATCCCCTATTTCAGTCATCTACCAATGAGTTCAAAATAAGAAATTTCGCAAGACTCTACTCCACATCTAGCATACATCCCTTTAGTGGTCATCAATCCACCAAAGATGTACTCATTAAACATACCTGAAGAATTGTAATGCTCTTTCTCATATCCCCTTGTGAAATTTTGGTAAGGAATTGCAGAGCACTGGTAGTGTATGCAATCCCCTCCTGCTtacaaatatattcaaGTCTATCGACTTGTGAATTTTGCTCAATTGGCTTAAAGTGAAACGCAGAACATCTCGAATATATGGGTCCGATGATCTTGTGAAGATAATTGCAAATTAGGATGAAACGCGAGATATTTGAATAATTCTCTATAACACGACGTAAAGCAGCCTGGGCATCCGATGTAATCATGTCTGCTTCATCCAGAATGATCATTTTATAATTTGGCATGACTCTCTTTGTCTCTGGGTTAATCTTGTTGTTTGAAATGTTAATCCTAGTATAAGTCTTTATGCGGTCTCTAACAACGTCAATTCCTGTAATTTGTCAATTTTGTCAAAGTATCCGCACCTCTCTCATCCGAAGCATTCAACTCCAAGACACGCTCCCTCATTCCTTCCGCTCTATAACATTTTGTAGACCATTCAGTTGGAAATGTAGAGTCACATTTGTGGGCCCAAAAAAGGGAGGTGTAAAGTCCAAAGCCCGCAATTCGCATGAAGAAACCATGCACATTAACACAAAATCAACAAACCCGTAAATCTGTCTCGCCATGGCGAGAGCTGCAGAGGTCTTTCCGGTACCGGGTGGTCCATGGAATATCATATGAGGCATCTACAGGATGTTTTGTGGCCACAAATGGCAACCTACGTTAAAGGTCTCTATGATTTGCTCCATGATTGAAACTGCCTGGGTCTGGAAAACGACATCAGAGAGCTTTTTTGGGCGATACTTTTCGACCCACGGAATGTCCTTTCCAGTGCTCATTGCTCAGTCTCCTCTGTAAAGCCATAAATTTGTGCCATTGATATGAAATATGAATGTCTAAATGGCAGCTTGAGTGCCAAAGGGCCGTAACAAGAGTACGGACGGATAAATGACCTAAAAGCGCTCAAAAACGGACCAAATTGAGCGGTGTGGAGATAAAAACTTACGTAAAATGCTAGAAAAGGTAAAAGTGGCAATAAGCGCCAAAAATCTGAAAATTCGGTGGGTATAAACTGAGTGGAATCACGCCACACACAAAACGCCCTTCCCGGTGTTCATCCTACATATTCGGGTATAGGATGTGCTATGAGGTCATTTTGTGGCTACTGCTCAGCTTTTGCGTAGCAAAGGAGACTTCTCCGTACGAATGTGTCAAGTTGGCCCCGCAGTCGTTGGGAATCGGACAATTTTGTCTTTCC encodes the following:
- a CDS encoding conserved hypothetical protein (encoded by transcript BEWA_041790A), which codes for MEHLNVKLLINHYDCESKVVVEEFPKNSTIALIKEKLLEKETIKECTIRIIYRGMLLRDGKVLEELPGFSTNETLILTVFITKPTRVHTETIVTERNDIWKWSTFSWIAIIATLWCYKFKFNDSFKNFSVLVLYLATIMCIHTVFARFVNYGRDTSSAVGTNL
- a CDS encoding hypothetical protein (encoded by transcript BEWA_041800A) — protein: MQFIAFQGKPEGDVEALCRDIVHNGWDIAAIFQQIIERVVSDPNLGDIDKSKIALELANRDYALLQGMAIHFLFILTNLQQFL
- a CDS encoding hypothetical protein (encoded by transcript BEWA_041810A), coding for MTAGDWLRLNVHCNGDSGTCRCDKIGSISARKEVSPSNARGFVAYTHELKDGTPFTLKKDIGGDKLGDNGEDIEGVTKVSVYYWDADKDRKKPLVIKVIRKDHQSQPEYYYKQDNGENEAQNKDATTWVHHGYVEGTSLQTRLDDRNAAINNVLPFDIEYPAKYLNFSSHRTKGKGIESSGQAPQLNGTEYVTTSYKINGIDGNTGISRIEYKKEKIKDIIIPPGGQINGIRLYSNTGISPVPIMFEFMKSGQEESTWYYSKSPDGTEWQEVYDRGNTFYINGQPTEELAKKLDGLSCENYKAVTIDLSYGNSIGKGQACSGSKEQKITVTTGEIAREGIGKAGYTKYSIRDDSKLADIKFYLATDTSKENRKRVKSNALHFPMNGPVEIYTFYSDKHNPILIYLDDSKSNKKSSTGWYRMQSKGGYTKAWKKTSARLKGINKTEIDGRNLGCKQWNKFTGVLRDRGTSGLQECTQETAKLGRSESAEETEGVVSTGDQEDEEDEEEGSEYENSSDGEGPPEVPPQRATRGEKDGKPEGQVTQSTASEKSTEGAKGVSSDSSSSSGITVTQIKALDNSVGLLTTTSQGKYAVLGATQEGTAYIGDSSDSSDSSGSKTEGTHTNDGPDVTPAEDGAQTASYLDKVGTGRDPDVNNQDTNRVSGNSNWSFDSAVAGLGGLVAGVVDALLKTSLQNSQEHKLSKTSDHYDSSDTQRRVGRTFPQAADLQRGSGSVARTSQSSIGGEKGPSEPAELTADKKGEGTPITVKDSGNDDASDTTGSGVTPVPPGPTSTTTPLTQPPETTPPAPSEEPQAEAAGSPSPVPSTPPGTASSFTGVVETAATGSVLWTAFGSTSGTLAGSAATFFGGWKLYNRYKGDPWVRQI
- a CDS encoding replication factor C subunit 2, putative (encoded by transcript BEWA_041820A), encoding MSTGKDIPWVEKYRPKKLSDVVFQTQAVSIMEQIIETFNMPHMIFHGPPGTGKTSAALAMARQIYGAEGMRERVLELNASDERGIDVVRDRIKTYTRINISNNKINPETKRVMPNYKMIILDEADMITSDAQAALRRVIENYSNISRFILICNYLHKIIGPIYSRCSAFHFKPIEQNSQVDRLEYICKQEGIAYTTSALQFLTKISQGDMRKSITILQVCLMSTSLVD